A window of Gemmatimonadota bacterium contains these coding sequences:
- the paaA gene encoding 1,2-phenylacetyl-CoA epoxidase subunit A, with translation MDKKPPAQEDPALLAAFEARIAAGDSIEPKDWMPERYRKQLTRMMSQHAHSEIVGMLPEGNWITRAPSLRRKMALIAKVQDEGGHGLYIYCGTETLGVDRFDLYNALLDGTAKYSSIFNYPTLSWADMGVIGWLVDGAAIVNQTILAKTSYGPYARAMVRICKEENFHKRQGYEICATLANGTPAQKAMVQDAVNRFWWPSLMMFGPSDKDSPNSAELLRWRVKRKTNDELRQRFVNLTVPQAQAIGLTLPDPDLRFNAETKNWDFGEIDWAEFFEVIKGNGPCNEERLAARNAAHADGQWVRDAATAYATKHAKRTEAA, from the coding sequence ATGGACAAGAAGCCGCCCGCCCAGGAGGACCCGGCCCTCCTCGCCGCCTTCGAGGCGCGAATCGCCGCCGGGGACAGCATCGAGCCGAAGGACTGGATGCCGGAGCGCTATCGCAAGCAGCTCACGCGCATGATGTCCCAGCACGCGCACTCCGAGATCGTCGGGATGCTCCCCGAGGGGAACTGGATTACCCGCGCGCCGTCGCTGCGCCGGAAGATGGCGCTCATCGCCAAGGTCCAGGACGAGGGCGGCCACGGCCTCTACATCTACTGCGGCACGGAGACGCTCGGCGTCGACCGCTTCGACCTGTACAACGCGCTCCTCGACGGCACGGCGAAGTACTCGAGCATCTTCAACTACCCGACGCTCTCGTGGGCCGACATGGGCGTGATCGGCTGGCTCGTCGATGGCGCGGCGATCGTCAACCAGACGATCCTCGCGAAGACCTCGTACGGCCCGTATGCACGCGCGATGGTGCGGATCTGCAAGGAGGAGAACTTCCACAAGCGGCAGGGCTACGAGATCTGCGCCACGCTCGCCAACGGGACGCCGGCGCAGAAGGCGATGGTGCAGGACGCGGTGAACCGCTTCTGGTGGCCCTCGCTCATGATGTTCGGTCCGTCCGACAAGGACTCGCCCAACTCGGCCGAGCTCCTGCGCTGGCGCGTGAAGCGCAAGACGAACGACGAGCTCCGTCAGCGCTTCGTGAACCTCACCGTCCCGCAGGCGCAGGCGATCGGGCTCACGCTGCCCGACCCCGACCTGCGGTTCAACGCGGAGACGAAGAACTGGGACTTCGGCGAGATCGACTGGGCCGAGTTCTTCGAGGTCATCAAGGGCAACGGGCCGTGCAACGAAGAGCGCCTCGCCGCGCGCAACGCGGCGCATGCCGACGGGCAGTGGGTGCGCGACGCGGCCACGGCCTACGCGACCAAGCACGCCAAGCGCACGGAGGCCGCATGA
- a CDS encoding helix-turn-helix transcriptional regulator, translating to MKAPEKGRPEGGQLFNRIAVLRTERGLSRQALAEALQVNYQTVGYLERGEYNPSLELAFRISELFGVPIEAIFARAPFAPLSAMLYGRAAGGPEQNPSSEGIH from the coding sequence ATGAAAGCTCCTGAAAAGGGCCGTCCAGAAGGCGGTCAGCTCTTCAATAGGATCGCCGTGCTGCGCACCGAGCGTGGCCTGTCCCGACAGGCCCTCGCCGAGGCGCTCCAGGTGAACTACCAGACGGTGGGGTACCTGGAGCGCGGGGAGTACAACCCGTCGCTCGAGCTGGCCTTTCGCATCAGCGAGCTCTTCGGCGTTCCCATCGAAGCCATCTTCGCGCGCGCACCCTTCGCGCCTCTCTCCGCCATGCTGTACGGTCGCGCGGCCGGCGGCCCGGAGCAGAACCCATCGTCCGAGGGTATCCACTGA
- a CDS encoding homoserine dehydrogenase has product MTAHPDRTIRVAIAGCGTVGGALLDLLAQHGTALTRRTGARFEVVRVLVRDAALPRSAAVPRDLVTDQLADFLATPCDVVVEAIGGTTVAGAIARTTLARGRRLVTANKALLRAEGPALAALVRAHAFQGAALDFEAAVGGGVPVVRALRESLAGHGVRAVRGVLNGTTNFILTRLELGATFAEALAEAQRAGFAEADPTRDLTGLDAADKIAVLAWLAFGVDPTALDVRTTGLGDDIAHRVHQSRLDGRVIRLVAHAELREDGVHASVAPVALDPAHALARVRDEENVVLIESESAGTITLHGRGAGGNATASALLADLLRSSAAFPLLPSAF; this is encoded by the coding sequence ATGACCGCGCACCCGGACCGGACCATCCGCGTCGCGATCGCCGGATGCGGCACCGTTGGTGGCGCCCTTCTCGACCTGCTCGCGCAGCACGGGACGGCGCTCACGCGGCGCACCGGCGCGCGATTCGAGGTCGTCCGCGTCCTCGTGCGCGACGCGGCGCTGCCGCGTTCGGCGGCGGTACCGCGCGACCTCGTGACCGACCAGCTCGCCGACTTCCTCGCGACGCCGTGCGACGTGGTGGTCGAGGCGATCGGCGGCACGACGGTCGCCGGGGCCATCGCGCGCACCACGCTCGCGCGCGGTCGCCGGCTGGTGACCGCGAACAAGGCGCTGCTCCGCGCCGAAGGGCCGGCGCTCGCCGCGCTCGTCCGCGCGCACGCCTTCCAGGGTGCGGCCCTCGACTTCGAGGCCGCGGTCGGCGGCGGCGTGCCCGTCGTGCGGGCGCTGCGCGAGTCGCTCGCCGGCCATGGCGTGCGCGCCGTACGCGGCGTGCTCAACGGCACGACCAACTTCATCCTCACGCGGCTCGAGCTCGGCGCCACGTTCGCCGAGGCGCTCGCGGAGGCGCAGCGCGCGGGCTTCGCCGAGGCGGACCCGACGCGCGACCTGACGGGTCTCGATGCCGCCGACAAGATCGCGGTGCTCGCCTGGCTCGCGTTCGGCGTGGACCCCACCGCGCTCGACGTGCGCACCACGGGCCTCGGTGACGATATCGCGCATCGCGTGCACCAGTCTCGGCTCGACGGCCGCGTCATCCGTCTCGTCGCGCACGCCGAACTCCGTGAGGACGGCGTGCACGCCTCGGTCGCGCCGGTCGCGCTCGACCCGGCGCACGCCCTCGCCCGCGTGCGCGACGAGGAGAACGTCGTGCTCATCGAGTCGGAGAGCGCGGGCACCATCACCCTCCATGGCCGCGGCGCGGGCGGCAACGCGACCGCATCCGCGCTGCTCGCGGATCTGCTGCGGTCGTCCGCCGCCTTCCCCCTTCTTCCTTCCGCCTTCTAG
- the paaB gene encoding 1,2-phenylacetyl-CoA epoxidase subunit B: MTVNGKDDSHWPLWEVFTQGGQGQPFEHAGSVHATDAEHAMQNARDVYTRRGEAVNLWVVPSWAITASAPSEAGPFFDPGNDKPYRHPQFYKVPRGVKVF; this comes from the coding sequence ATGACGGTGAACGGCAAGGATGACAGCCACTGGCCCCTCTGGGAGGTCTTCACGCAGGGCGGGCAGGGACAGCCCTTCGAGCATGCGGGCTCGGTCCACGCGACCGACGCGGAGCATGCGATGCAGAATGCGCGCGACGTGTACACCCGCCGCGGGGAGGCCGTGAACCTCTGGGTCGTGCCGAGCTGGGCGATCACGGCGTCGGCGCCGAGCGAGGCGGGGCCGTTCTTCGATCCGGGGAACGACAAGCCGTACCGGCATCCCCAGTTCTACAAGGTCCCGCGCGGCGTGAAGGTGTTCTGA
- the tgt gene encoding tRNA guanosine(34) transglycosylase Tgt, translated as MPDFTFQTSHDAGAARLGAFTTPHGTVETPAFMPVGTHGTIKGLAVEEVAAAGGRMILANAFHLYLRPGDHMVRALGGLHAFTRWQGPMLTDSGGFQVFSLSQLRTVSEEGIAFRSHLDGSKHHYTPELVMRIERNLGADCIMQLDELIEGRSDLDASRSAMERSLRWLDRCRTEFDRIGRDGRDVPPEFTVPDGAPALATHHPDDDMPAPPQTLLPIVQGGVHAELRQASARGILAAGDWDAIAIGGLSVGEPKPSMLATIEVCDAELPRTKPRYLMGVGHPDDLVEAVARGVDLFDCVAPTRMGRHGTAFTPDGQVQVKKATNRTDRRPLVDGCPCPACTQYDRAYIRHLFAAEEMLGLRLVALHNVTFLIQLMAQARAALRAGDFPGWSRAWLQRYRERSARSAP; from the coding sequence GTGCCCGATTTCACCTTCCAGACCTCACACGACGCCGGCGCCGCGCGACTCGGCGCCTTCACCACCCCCCACGGGACCGTCGAGACCCCGGCCTTCATGCCGGTCGGCACCCATGGGACCATCAAGGGCCTCGCCGTCGAGGAGGTCGCCGCCGCCGGCGGGCGGATGATCCTCGCCAACGCCTTCCATCTCTACCTCCGCCCGGGCGACCACATGGTCCGCGCCCTCGGCGGCCTGCACGCCTTCACCCGCTGGCAGGGCCCGATGCTCACCGACTCGGGCGGGTTCCAGGTCTTCTCCCTCAGCCAGCTCCGCACCGTGAGCGAGGAGGGGATCGCCTTCCGCAGCCATCTCGACGGCTCCAAGCACCACTACACCCCCGAGCTCGTGATGCGCATCGAGCGCAACCTCGGGGCCGACTGCATCATGCAGCTCGACGAGCTCATCGAGGGGCGCTCCGACCTCGACGCCTCGCGCTCCGCGATGGAGCGATCGCTGCGCTGGCTCGACCGCTGCCGCACCGAGTTCGACCGCATCGGCCGTGACGGCCGCGACGTCCCCCCGGAGTTCACCGTCCCGGACGGCGCGCCCGCCCTCGCGACCCATCACCCCGACGACGACATGCCGGCGCCGCCGCAGACGCTGCTCCCCATCGTCCAGGGCGGCGTGCACGCCGAGTTGCGCCAGGCGTCCGCGCGGGGGATCCTCGCGGCCGGGGACTGGGATGCGATCGCCATCGGCGGTCTCTCCGTCGGCGAGCCCAAGCCCTCGATGCTCGCGACGATCGAGGTCTGCGACGCCGAACTGCCGCGCACCAAGCCGCGCTACCTGATGGGGGTCGGCCACCCCGACGACCTCGTCGAGGCCGTCGCCCGCGGCGTGGACCTCTTCGATTGCGTCGCTCCCACGCGGATGGGGCGGCACGGCACCGCCTTCACGCCCGACGGGCAGGTGCAGGTGAAGAAGGCGACCAATCGCACCGACCGCCGGCCGCTCGTGGACGGCTGTCCCTGCCCCGCCTGCACGCAGTACGATCGCGCCTACATCCGGCACCTCTTCGCGGCGGAGGAGATGCTGGGGCTCCGGTTGGTGGCGCTGCACAACGTCACCTTCCTCATCCAGCTCATGGCGCAGGCGCGCGCGGCGCTCCGGGCGGGCGACTTCCCGGGCTGGAGCCGCGCGTGGCTGCAGCGCTATCGCGAGCGGAGCGCTCGCTCGGCGCCCTGA
- the metZ gene encoding O-succinylhomoserine sulfhydrylase: MAAARAATRPHPRCSRICCGRPPPSPFFLPPSSAVHPETLAIRTQAARSAHREHAVPLFLTSSFVFDDAEQARALFAEEIPGAVYSRYSNPNTDEFVEKLRLLEGAEDGIATASGMSAVYTALASLLGPGDHVVAGRAVFGSTHQLFTRIFAKWGVTHTYVDGDDPAAWAAAVRPETKVLFVETPSNPGLDLVDLAALGQLARARGIPLVVDNCFATPAITQPIRLGASLVVHSATKFIDGQGRVLGGAILGEAKLVAEARFLARHSGPALAPFNAWVLSKSLETLALRVEKHSQNALAIAAALEGHPAVEAVRYPFLPSHPQHALARRQMRWGGGVLTLRLASYGSARRFIDALELCSHSPNLGDTRTIVTHPASTTHSKLTEAERAQVGITPGLIRVSVGLEHPDDILEDLRLGLIG; encoded by the coding sequence ATGGCCGCGGCGCGGGCGGCAACGCGACCGCATCCGCGCTGCTCGCGGATCTGCTGCGGTCGTCCGCCGCCTTCCCCCTTCTTCCTTCCGCCTTCTAGCGCCGTGCATCCCGAGACTCTCGCCATCCGCACGCAGGCCGCGCGCTCCGCCCATCGCGAGCACGCCGTCCCGCTCTTCCTCACCTCGAGCTTCGTCTTCGACGACGCCGAACAGGCGCGCGCCCTCTTCGCCGAGGAGATCCCCGGGGCCGTCTACTCGCGCTACTCCAATCCCAACACCGACGAGTTCGTCGAGAAGCTGCGGCTGCTCGAAGGGGCGGAGGACGGCATCGCGACCGCGTCGGGGATGTCGGCGGTGTACACCGCCCTCGCCTCGCTCCTCGGGCCGGGCGACCATGTGGTGGCGGGGCGCGCCGTCTTCGGCTCCACGCACCAGCTCTTCACGCGCATCTTCGCCAAGTGGGGGGTGACGCATACGTATGTGGATGGCGACGATCCCGCCGCCTGGGCGGCCGCCGTCCGACCGGAGACGAAAGTGCTGTTCGTCGAGACACCATCGAACCCGGGGCTCGACCTGGTGGATCTCGCGGCGCTCGGCCAGCTCGCGCGCGCGCGCGGCATCCCGCTCGTGGTGGACAACTGCTTCGCGACGCCGGCGATCACGCAGCCCATCCGACTGGGCGCGTCGCTCGTCGTGCACTCGGCGACGAAGTTCATCGACGGGCAGGGGCGCGTGCTCGGCGGGGCGATCCTCGGCGAGGCGAAGCTCGTCGCCGAGGCGCGGTTCCTCGCGCGGCACTCGGGGCCCGCGCTCGCCCCGTTCAATGCGTGGGTGCTCTCGAAGAGCCTCGAGACGCTCGCGCTGCGCGTGGAGAAGCACTCGCAGAACGCGCTCGCCATCGCGGCGGCGCTCGAGGGGCATCCGGCGGTCGAGGCGGTGCGGTACCCGTTCCTTCCGTCACACCCGCAGCACGCGCTCGCGCGCCGGCAGATGCGGTGGGGCGGGGGCGTGCTGACGCTCCGACTCGCGAGCTACGGATCCGCGCGACGCTTCATCGATGCGCTCGAGCTCTGCTCGCACTCGCCCAACCTCGGTGACACGCGCACCATCGTCACGCATCCCGCCTCGACGACGCACTCGAAGTTGACCGAGGCCGAACGCGCGCAGGTGGGGATCACCCCCGGGCTGATCCGCGTCTCGGTCGGCCTCGAGCATCCCGACGACATCCTCGAGGACCTGCGGCTCGGGCTCATTGGATAG
- the paaC gene encoding phenylacetate-CoA oxygenase subunit PaaC: protein MRTPEHDEEEPGIATGAAEGGVQKVAGVRGPALGAPLFEYLQRLGDDRLILGHRLSEWCGHAPIIEEDIALANVSLDLIGQSVSLLKLAGEVEGAGRDEDALAYFRDGVQFRNALLVEQPNGDFAQTIVRQFLFDAYSLLMWEALGKCGHAQLAAIAAKAIKEDKYHLRHSSEWIIRLGDGTEESHARVQRAFDGLWRYTAELFERDGVDAAVAALGVDVDLAGIRTRWDAIVDDVLARATLVRPADGAMRRGGRVGKHTEHLGHLLATMQIVARSHPGATW, encoded by the coding sequence ATGCGGACGCCCGAGCACGACGAGGAGGAGCCGGGGATCGCGACCGGCGCCGCGGAAGGCGGAGTGCAAAAGGTCGCGGGCGTCCGCGGTCCGGCGCTCGGCGCGCCGCTCTTCGAGTACCTCCAGCGGCTCGGGGACGATCGGCTCATCCTCGGGCACCGTCTGTCCGAGTGGTGCGGGCACGCGCCCATCATCGAGGAGGACATCGCGCTCGCCAACGTCTCGCTCGATCTCATCGGGCAGTCGGTGAGCCTCCTCAAGCTCGCCGGCGAGGTCGAGGGGGCCGGCCGTGACGAGGACGCGCTCGCGTACTTCCGCGACGGCGTGCAGTTCCGGAACGCGCTCCTCGTCGAGCAGCCCAACGGGGACTTCGCGCAGACGATAGTGCGGCAGTTCCTCTTCGACGCCTACAGCCTGCTCATGTGGGAAGCGCTCGGGAAGTGCGGGCACGCCCAGCTCGCCGCCATCGCGGCGAAGGCGATCAAGGAGGACAAGTACCACCTCCGGCACTCCAGCGAGTGGATCATCCGGCTTGGCGACGGGACGGAGGAGAGCCACGCCCGCGTGCAGCGCGCGTTTGACGGCCTCTGGCGCTACACCGCGGAGCTCTTCGAACGCGACGGGGTCGATGCTGCGGTCGCAGCGCTCGGCGTCGACGTCGACCTCGCCGGGATCAGGACGCGCTGGGACGCGATCGTCGACGACGTCCTCGCGCGCGCGACGCTCGTGCGGCCGGCCGATGGGGCCATGCGCCGTGGCGGGCGCGTGGGCAAGCACACCGAGCACCTCGGGCACCTGCTCGCGACGATGCAGATCGTCGCGCGCTCGCACCCGGGCGCCACCTGGTAG
- a CDS encoding alpha/beta fold hydrolase: protein MSTTETRQLRFAQLPPLPLECGEVLPHATMAYHLDGTLSPRRDNVVLVLHALTGSADALGDWWKGVVGPGLAIDTDRFAVLAPNLLGSCYGSSGPGTHGERFPALTTRDQARAIGVLLESLGIDYVALVTGGSLGGMVALEFVASFPGRAERAAVFAAPAATPAVAIGWSHVQREALRIGGEEGLQLARQVAMLTYRTPTGLRGRFGRRRGTRGAFSVQEWLWAHGAKLDARFDRASYLALLDAMDTHDIGRGRGGIAERLRESGTALTGIGIPGDLFAPAEDVAEWVRAAGGTYRAIDSEHGHDAFLIETEAVARILRESLGAPAACILEVA from the coding sequence ATGTCCACGACCGAGACCCGCCAGCTCCGCTTCGCCCAACTGCCCCCGCTCCCGCTCGAGTGCGGCGAGGTGCTGCCGCACGCGACGATGGCGTACCACCTCGATGGCACCCTCTCGCCCCGGCGCGACAACGTCGTCCTCGTCCTCCATGCCCTCACCGGATCGGCCGACGCGCTCGGCGACTGGTGGAAGGGCGTCGTCGGGCCCGGTCTCGCGATCGACACCGACCGCTTCGCCGTGCTCGCGCCCAATCTTCTCGGCTCCTGCTACGGATCGAGCGGTCCCGGCACCCACGGCGAGCGCTTCCCGGCGCTCACCACGCGCGACCAGGCGCGCGCGATCGGCGTGCTGCTCGAGTCGCTCGGCATCGATTACGTCGCGCTGGTCACCGGGGGATCGCTCGGCGGGATGGTCGCGCTCGAGTTCGTCGCCTCCTTCCCGGGGCGCGCCGAGCGCGCGGCGGTATTCGCCGCACCCGCGGCCACACCCGCGGTCGCGATCGGCTGGAGCCATGTGCAGCGCGAGGCGCTGCGCATCGGCGGCGAGGAAGGGCTCCAGCTCGCGCGCCAGGTCGCGATGCTCACCTATCGCACGCCCACCGGACTCCGCGGCCGCTTCGGTCGCCGCCGCGGCACCCGCGGCGCGTTCAGCGTGCAGGAGTGGCTCTGGGCGCACGGCGCCAAGCTCGACGCGCGCTTCGACCGCGCGAGCTACCTCGCGCTCCTCGATGCGATGGACACGCACGACATCGGTCGCGGCCGCGGCGGGATCGCCGAGCGACTGCGCGAGTCGGGCACGGCGCTCACCGGCATCGGCATCCCCGGCGATCTCTTCGCTCCGGCGGAGGATGTGGCGGAGTGGGTGCGGGCCGCGGGCGGGACCTACCGCGCGATCGACTCCGAGCATGGTCACGATGCGTTCCTCATCGAGACCGAGGCCGTCGCGCGGATCCTCCGTGAATCGCTCGGCGCCCCGGCGGCGTGCATCCTGGAGGTGGCGTGA
- the paaJ gene encoding phenylacetate-CoA oxygenase subunit PaaJ, whose protein sequence is MPAPLTRERLLEVLGTVPDPEVPVISVVELGIVRDVASADDGSVTVTITPTYSGCPAMFEIEKDIRAALAGAGVARVEVRTVLSPAWTTDWIGPDAREKLRAYGIAPPGRAEQGGLITLSRARAAVPCPWCGSSDTELRSEFGSTACKAIHVCRSCRQPFDEFKPI, encoded by the coding sequence ATGCCCGCGCCGCTCACCCGCGAACGCCTCCTCGAGGTGCTCGGTACCGTTCCCGATCCCGAGGTGCCGGTGATCTCGGTCGTCGAGCTCGGCATCGTGCGCGACGTGGCCAGTGCGGACGACGGCAGCGTCACCGTCACGATCACGCCGACCTACTCGGGCTGCCCGGCGATGTTCGAGATCGAGAAGGACATCCGGGCCGCCCTCGCCGGCGCCGGCGTCGCGCGCGTCGAGGTGCGGACGGTGCTCAGCCCGGCCTGGACCACTGACTGGATCGGCCCCGACGCGCGCGAGAAGCTGCGCGCCTACGGCATCGCGCCGCCGGGCCGCGCCGAACAGGGCGGACTCATCACGCTCTCGCGCGCGCGGGCCGCCGTGCCCTGTCCCTGGTGCGGCTCCTCCGACACCGAACTGCGCAGCGAGTTCGGCAGCACGGCGTGCAAGGCGATCCATGTCTGCCGGAGCTGCCGGCAGCCGTTCGACGAGTTCAAGCCGA
- a CDS encoding protein kinase, translated as MNAPTGRPEETLVALRHALGARYAVDREVGRGGMSLVYLAHDLKHDRPVALKVLRPEVALNLGAERFLREIGTAARLQHPHIVPIYDSGDAGTMLYLVMPYIDGESLRDRLQREQRLAVAEVLRLGREVAEALSYAHSRAVVHRDMKPENILLQHGHAFVVDFGIAKAMVAGSTESVTMEGMFVGTPAYMAPEQMFSDEAVDERADVYGLASVLYEALEGAPPFSGPTPTAILANKAVHTAVAPRRAIEPIPGHVERALLRALERDRDQRPATIEEFIELLTTPSRQSRPVARRSGATSLKSIAVLPFANGSGDPENDYLGDGISEDLIHALSALPTLRVVARTSAFAFKGRSADIRTIGAELGVTTILTGSVRRMGQRIRITADLIDVASGFALWSQRFDRELTDVFAVQDEISQAIVDQLRLRLIGDSGRIVDTPTSSLDAYESYLRGRFEWSQRTPASMQRALEHLQRAVGLDPRFLLALTGLADCHLTLAIYGLVAPAEAMPRALAAIEQALSIRADAAEALTARASVRALHAFAWASAEEDYLAALSSREQYPVTHQWYAMHLLAPLGRFAEARAQVARARELDPLSPSIAASAGILRVYEGDAEQAARELALVLEQHPTFGLAHLFQGLALTETGRHTEAREALERAVLLSGASPESRSALGYALARGGDPAAARTTLAALEAEAATRYISPVLLAQVCAGLGERAAALDHLERAVAQRATDLPHVLVRPAFGPLRGDPRYEAVAAALRP; from the coding sequence ATGAACGCGCCGACCGGCCGACCGGAGGAGACGCTCGTGGCCCTGCGCCACGCGCTCGGCGCGCGGTACGCCGTGGACCGCGAGGTGGGACGCGGCGGGATGTCGCTGGTCTACCTCGCGCACGACCTCAAGCACGACCGTCCCGTCGCGCTCAAGGTGCTCCGCCCCGAGGTGGCTCTCAACCTCGGCGCCGAGCGCTTCCTGCGCGAGATCGGCACCGCGGCGCGGCTCCAGCATCCGCACATCGTCCCCATCTACGACTCGGGCGACGCGGGGACGATGCTCTACCTGGTCATGCCCTACATCGACGGCGAGTCGCTCCGCGACCGGCTCCAGCGCGAGCAGCGGCTCGCGGTGGCCGAGGTGCTGCGACTGGGGCGCGAGGTGGCGGAGGCGCTGAGCTACGCGCACAGCCGCGCGGTCGTGCACCGCGACATGAAGCCGGAGAACATCCTGCTGCAGCATGGGCATGCGTTCGTCGTGGACTTCGGGATCGCGAAGGCCATGGTGGCGGGGAGCACCGAGTCGGTCACGATGGAAGGGATGTTCGTGGGCACGCCGGCGTACATGGCGCCGGAGCAGATGTTCAGCGACGAGGCGGTGGACGAGCGCGCCGACGTCTACGGCCTCGCGTCGGTGCTGTACGAGGCGCTCGAGGGCGCCCCGCCCTTCTCCGGCCCCACCCCGACGGCGATCCTCGCGAACAAGGCGGTGCACACCGCCGTGGCGCCGCGCCGCGCGATCGAACCGATCCCCGGCCATGTGGAGCGCGCGCTGCTCCGCGCCCTCGAGCGCGACCGCGACCAGCGTCCGGCGACGATCGAGGAGTTCATCGAGCTGCTCACGACCCCGTCGCGGCAGTCGCGTCCCGTCGCGCGCCGCTCGGGGGCGACGTCGCTCAAGTCGATCGCCGTGCTCCCCTTCGCCAACGGCAGCGGCGACCCCGAGAACGACTACCTCGGCGACGGCATCAGCGAGGACCTCATCCACGCGCTCTCGGCGCTGCCGACCCTGCGCGTGGTGGCGCGGACCTCGGCCTTCGCGTTCAAGGGCCGGTCGGCCGACATCCGGACCATCGGCGCCGAGCTCGGCGTGACGACGATCCTGACCGGCAGCGTGCGCCGGATGGGCCAGCGGATCCGCATCACCGCCGACCTCATCGACGTCGCCTCGGGCTTCGCGCTCTGGTCGCAGCGCTTCGACCGCGAACTCACCGATGTCTTCGCGGTGCAGGACGAGATCTCGCAGGCGATCGTGGACCAGCTGCGCCTGCGGCTGATCGGCGATTCGGGACGCATCGTCGACACGCCGACCTCGAGCCTCGATGCGTACGAGTCGTATCTCCGCGGCCGCTTCGAGTGGAGCCAGCGGACGCCGGCGTCGATGCAGCGCGCGCTGGAGCACCTGCAGCGCGCGGTGGGGCTCGACCCCCGCTTCCTGCTCGCCCTCACCGGGCTCGCCGACTGCCATCTCACGCTGGCCATCTACGGCCTCGTCGCGCCCGCGGAGGCGATGCCGCGGGCGCTCGCGGCGATCGAGCAGGCGCTGTCCATCCGCGCGGATGCCGCCGAGGCGCTGACGGCGCGGGCGTCGGTGCGGGCGTTGCACGCCTTCGCGTGGGCGAGCGCCGAGGAGGACTATCTCGCGGCGCTCTCGTCGCGCGAACAGTACCCGGTGACGCATCAATGGTACGCGATGCATCTCTTGGCGCCGCTGGGGCGCTTCGCCGAGGCACGGGCACAGGTGGCGCGTGCCCGTGAGCTCGACCCGCTCTCGCCGTCGATCGCCGCGAGTGCGGGGATCCTGCGCGTGTACGAGGGCGACGCCGAGCAAGCGGCGCGCGAACTCGCGCTCGTCCTCGAGCAGCACCCGACGTTCGGGCTGGCGCACCTCTTCCAGGGACTCGCGCTGACGGAGACCGGGCGGCACACGGAAGCGCGCGAGGCGCTCGAACGCGCAGTGCTCCTCTCCGGCGCGAGTCCCGAGTCGCGTTCGGCGCTCGGCTACGCGCTGGCCCGCGGCGGCGATCCGGCGGCCGCGCGGACGACACTCGCGGCGCTCGAGGCCGAGGCGGCGACGCGCTACATCTCGCCGGTGCTGCTCGCGCAGGTGTGCGCAGGGCTCGGCGAGCGGGCCGCCGCGCTCGACCACCTCGAGCGCGCGGTCGCGCAGCGGGCGACGGACCTGCCCCATGTGCTGGTGCGGCCGGCGTTCGGCCCGCTGCGCGGCGACCCGCGCTACGAGGCCGTCGCGGCCGCGCTGCGGCCCTGA
- a CDS encoding enoyl-CoA hydratase/isomerase family protein, producing MTTTTSGVPEGSVRTSIADGVGTVEFAHPKGNSLPAKLLNELAAAVTAMGDDPAARVIVLRSAGQSTFCAGASFDEFTAVATPEAGQEFFSGFSRVILAMIRAPKFVLTRVQGRAAGGAIGLIAASDYSFAVRSAQAKLSELQVGIGPFVVGVVIERKLGLAPFMHLGVHADWHDAEWCERHGLYSMLCDDAAALDAAVEAHAARLAASNPEAMREMKRIFWAGTEEWGERMSARAAMSGRMVLSDFTREALARFRAR from the coding sequence ATGACCACGACCACCTCCGGCGTCCCTGAAGGGAGCGTCCGCACCAGCATCGCCGACGGCGTCGGCACCGTCGAGTTCGCCCATCCGAAGGGGAACTCCCTACCGGCCAAGCTCCTCAATGAACTGGCGGCGGCGGTGACCGCCATGGGGGACGACCCGGCGGCCCGGGTGATCGTCCTGCGGAGCGCGGGGCAGTCCACCTTCTGCGCGGGCGCGTCGTTCGACGAGTTCACCGCCGTCGCGACACCGGAGGCCGGCCAGGAGTTCTTCTCCGGCTTCTCGCGGGTGATCCTCGCGATGATCCGCGCGCCCAAGTTCGTGCTCACCCGCGTCCAGGGGCGCGCGGCCGGCGGGGCGATCGGACTCATCGCGGCGAGCGACTACTCGTTCGCCGTCCGCTCCGCCCAGGCCAAGCTGAGCGAGCTGCAGGTCGGGATCGGCCCGTTCGTCGTCGGGGTGGTCATCGAGCGGAAGCTCGGCCTCGCGCCCTTCATGCACCTCGGCGTGCACGCCGACTGGCATGACGCCGAGTGGTGCGAGCGGCATGGGCTCTACTCGATGCTGTGCGACGACGCCGCGGCGCTCGATGCCGCGGTGGAGGCGCATGCGGCGCGCCTCGCCGCGAGCAACCCCGAGGCGATGCGCGAGATGAAGCGGATCTTCTGGGCCGGCACCGAGGAGTGGGGCGAGCGGATGAGCGCGCGCGCCGCGATGAGCGGACGGATGGTGCTCTCCGACTTCACGCGCGAGGCGCTGGCGAGGTTCCGCGCGCGCTGA